One stretch of Shewanella sp. Arc9-LZ DNA includes these proteins:
- the proQ gene encoding RNA chaperone ProQ produces MESTDKLTDTNAILAYLYETFPLCFIAEGETKPLKIGLFQDLAERLADDSKVSKTQLRVALRRYTSSWRYLKGVKAGAKRIDLDGNECAELEQEHIDHAILTLKESQDKAKAKRQALAPKKPAKKVAPKRAPAVKKERPAPVAAPVIKLVPAKLEDLKQKQRVNVKLGATPVPGVVTDINKEDVLVQLDSGLSIKVRAEHILL; encoded by the coding sequence ATGGAATCAACAGACAAGTTGACCGACACCAACGCAATTTTAGCGTATTTATATGAAACCTTTCCTTTATGCTTTATTGCAGAAGGTGAAACGAAGCCATTAAAAATTGGTTTGTTTCAAGATTTGGCTGAACGGTTAGCTGATGATTCTAAAGTCAGTAAAACACAATTACGTGTAGCGCTTCGTCGTTACACAAGCAGCTGGCGCTATTTGAAAGGCGTTAAAGCAGGTGCTAAACGTATAGATCTTGACGGTAATGAATGTGCTGAATTAGAACAAGAGCACATTGACCATGCTATTTTGACGCTTAAAGAAAGCCAAGATAAAGCTAAAGCAAAACGTCAAGCGTTAGCGCCTAAAAAGCCGGCAAAGAAAGTGGCACCTAAACGTGCTCCTGCCGTTAAAAAGGAACGTCCTGCACCGGTAGCGGCTCCAGTGATTAAACTTGTGCCGGCTAAGCTAGAAGATTTAAAACAAAAACAACGCGTTAATGTTAAATTAGGTGCCACACCTGTTCCTGGTGTTGTGACTGATATTAATAAAGAGGATGTGCTTGTTCAATTAGATTCTGGCTTATCCATCAAAGTACGTGCTGAGCACATACTATTATAG
- a CDS encoding paraquat-inducible protein A — protein sequence MGLCLCPVCRKLNVTSNSHCRRCFSQLSSRNYASIQQSWALLVTATILLVVANIYPITLLTNRGVVTNDTIFSGISHLVKTGMFPIAIIVFTASILVPWLKIIGLATYLTAISFNLPISKRKLMVGFHIIEWIGRWSMLDLFVISLTVALVNMGQLLDAKPAPAATAFALVILLTQVAAKVLDTRLLWDRLENTDDTN from the coding sequence ATGGGCTTATGTTTATGCCCTGTTTGTCGCAAACTTAACGTCACAAGTAACAGTCATTGTCGACGTTGTTTTAGTCAATTAAGTAGCCGTAATTATGCCAGCATCCAACAAAGTTGGGCTTTATTAGTTACCGCGACAATTTTACTTGTTGTCGCCAATATTTACCCTATTACCTTATTAACTAATCGCGGAGTGGTCACCAATGACACCATTTTTAGTGGCATTAGTCATTTAGTCAAAACCGGTATGTTTCCGATTGCTATCATTGTTTTCACTGCCAGTATTTTAGTACCTTGGCTTAAAATTATTGGCTTAGCGACTTACTTGACGGCTATTAGTTTTAACTTACCAATATCAAAAAGAAAATTAATGGTTGGGTTTCACATTATTGAATGGATCGGCCGCTGGTCAATGCTCGATTTATTCGTTATTTCATTAACCGTTGCCTTAGTTAATATGGGGCAATTATTAGACGCAAAACCTGCACCTGCCGCGACAGCATTTGCGTTAGTTATCTTACTAACACAAGTCGCAGCAAAAGTGTTAGATACTCGATTACTTTGGGACCGCTTGGAAAACACTGATGACACAAATTGA
- a CDS encoding TatD family hydrolase translates to MLIDSHCHLDRLKAAPDSASLQFIMDNAKAQGVDYLLCVNVRQQGFEAMRDKMSAFNNVFLSSGVHPLDVQEGLNIEDIKRFAEDPRVVAIGETGLDYFYSNDTKTLQQQCFEQQIALAVEVNKPLIVHTRDAREDTINMLKAGHADKVGGVLHCFTENWEMAKAAIDLGFYISVSGIVTFKNAGELRSVIRQVPKDRLLVETDSPYLAPVPHRGQENQPAYVRDVAEFVAELRGEKFEELAQYTTDNFFNLFKDAAKLVGR, encoded by the coding sequence ATGCTAATTGATTCACATTGCCACCTTGACCGCTTAAAAGCGGCCCCAGACTCAGCCAGTTTACAATTCATTATGGACAATGCCAAAGCTCAAGGCGTTGACTATCTATTGTGCGTCAACGTTCGTCAGCAAGGCTTTGAAGCCATGCGAGATAAAATGTCTGCCTTTAATAATGTGTTTTTGTCTTCTGGCGTACATCCTCTCGATGTACAAGAAGGGTTGAATATTGAAGACATTAAACGTTTTGCAGAAGATCCCAGAGTGGTTGCCATTGGCGAAACAGGCTTAGATTATTTCTATTCAAATGACACAAAAACCTTGCAACAGCAGTGCTTTGAACAACAAATTGCGTTAGCTGTTGAGGTGAATAAACCATTAATTGTACATACTCGCGATGCCCGTGAAGATACCATTAATATGCTAAAAGCAGGTCATGCCGACAAAGTGGGTGGCGTGTTGCATTGCTTTACTGAAAACTGGGAAATGGCCAAAGCCGCCATTGATTTAGGCTTTTATATTTCTGTTTCAGGAATTGTAACGTTTAAAAATGCAGGTGAATTGCGCAGTGTTATTCGCCAAGTACCAAAAGACCGATTACTGGTCGAAACCGATTCACCTTATTTAGCTCCGGTGCCGCATCGTGGCCAAGAAAATCAGCCTGCTTATGTTCGAGATGTTGCCGAATTTGTCGCAGAATTGCGCGGTGAAAAATTCGAAGAGTTAGCTCAATACACCACGGATAACTTTTTTAATTTATTTAAAGATGCCGCTAAGTTAGTTGGCCGCTAA
- a CDS encoding PilZ domain-containing protein has product MVDLVVNYDTLHKLYRAYMPFIKPAGLFVATTESHFLGQELTIAYRLPNATQTNEFKGTVVWINPLGASGGRPAGIGVKIKTDVESHKHHIEKLLSSELASSDLTCTM; this is encoded by the coding sequence ATGGTCGATCTTGTTGTTAATTACGATACATTACATAAACTTTATCGTGCTTATATGCCTTTTATTAAGCCTGCAGGTTTATTCGTTGCGACTACAGAAAGTCATTTTTTAGGCCAAGAGCTTACCATTGCTTATCGATTGCCTAATGCCACTCAAACAAATGAATTTAAAGGCACAGTGGTATGGATTAATCCATTAGGTGCATCTGGTGGGCGCCCAGCGGGTATTGGGGTTAAAATTAAAACTGATGTTGAAAGTCATAAACATCATATTGAAAAATTATTATCAAGCGAACTTGCCTCTAGCGATTTGACCTGCACTATGTAG
- a CDS encoding GAF domain-containing protein — MKTEFYQTLNRQAQALLEGEDDLIAAMANFSALLNDNLEDLNWAGFYIKRGEQLVLGPFQGKVACTRINIGKGVCGTAAAENKTQRVADVHQFDGHIACDSASNSEIVIPVRQGNEVVAVLDIDSPLLNRFDQDDQIGLENMVKSFETCLFG, encoded by the coding sequence ATGAAAACCGAATTTTACCAAACATTAAATCGTCAAGCACAAGCTTTACTTGAAGGCGAAGATGATTTGATTGCTGCTATGGCAAATTTTTCAGCGTTGCTAAATGACAACCTAGAAGACCTAAATTGGGCAGGTTTTTATATTAAGCGTGGTGAACAATTAGTCCTTGGACCATTCCAAGGTAAAGTGGCTTGTACCCGTATCAATATCGGCAAAGGTGTTTGTGGCACTGCCGCAGCAGAAAATAAAACCCAACGAGTTGCCGACGTTCATCAATTTGATGGCCACATTGCATGCGATTCTGCCAGTAATTCAGAAATCGTGATCCCTGTTAGGCAGGGTAATGAGGTTGTGGCAGTGTTAGATATTGACAGCCCATTACTGAATCGATTCGATCAAGATGATCAAATTGGTTTAGAAAACATGGTAAAAAGTTTCGAAACTTGCCTATTTGGTTAA
- the holB gene encoding DNA polymerase III subunit delta' codes for MSDYQIDQLPWLADPHQRFVDQHYRGKSSHAHLFNIDKALGGDKLAKAAAQTVLCQQLTPVGACGQCKSCLLLAAGNHPDLYIIEPDGNQIKVDQIRQLCQALTQTAQQGGARVAIIVNAERLNLAAANALLKTLEEPGDDVVLILQTNTSAQLLATITSRCQTLNFVEPTKNEIHQWLAAQQLLPPANADGKIHDVTWCLSVVGGPLALANSLTSQHYQQLLTFRQDWAQSLQTGHLSNSLLKVSEQQIVDALNVLYLYLRQYVLKSNKLKTENTSRQSLNPLVQSKVIELAGRVMTMCHRLETMPSVNAPALCQQYVLTFRQLTH; via the coding sequence ATGAGTGATTATCAGATTGACCAGCTGCCTTGGTTAGCCGATCCACATCAGCGTTTTGTTGACCAGCATTATCGAGGCAAAAGCAGTCATGCGCATTTGTTCAACATCGATAAAGCATTAGGGGGCGATAAGCTTGCTAAGGCCGCAGCGCAAACTGTGCTTTGCCAGCAACTCACTCCGGTTGGTGCTTGTGGCCAGTGTAAAAGTTGTTTGTTATTGGCAGCAGGTAATCATCCTGATTTATATATAATCGAACCAGATGGCAACCAAATTAAAGTCGATCAAATTCGTCAGCTCTGCCAAGCGTTAACCCAAACGGCTCAGCAAGGTGGCGCACGTGTAGCTATAATCGTTAATGCCGAACGCTTAAATTTGGCAGCGGCTAATGCATTATTGAAAACCCTTGAAGAACCTGGCGATGATGTTGTACTCATTTTGCAAACCAATACATCAGCCCAGTTACTAGCGACCATTACCAGTCGTTGTCAAACGCTTAATTTTGTTGAGCCAACTAAAAATGAGATCCATCAGTGGTTGGCGGCGCAGCAGTTGTTACCGCCAGCCAACGCCGATGGCAAAATCCATGATGTTACATGGTGTCTTAGTGTTGTTGGTGGTCCTCTTGCGTTAGCAAATAGTTTAACCAGTCAGCATTATCAACAACTGCTGACATTTCGCCAAGATTGGGCCCAAAGTTTACAAACGGGTCATTTAAGCAACAGTTTATTGAAGGTGTCAGAACAACAAATTGTTGATGCACTTAATGTTTTGTATTTGTACTTGCGCCAATATGTGTTAAAAAGTAATAAGCTAAAAACTGAAAACACAAGTCGTCAGTCATTAAATCCACTGGTTCAATCAAAAGTCATTGAACTTGCTGGGCGTGTGATGACCATGTGTCATAGACTTGAAACAATGCCGAGTGTGAACGCGCCAGCCTTGTGTCAACAATATGTGCTCACATTTAGACAGTTGACCCATTAA
- a CDS encoding PqiB family protein, producing MTQIESPKIVKKKLFSPIWLLPVVALILGAWLGVKSIKESGIEILIHFPSATGIDIGKTLVKYQGLTVGKVTDIGIDDDLKGVNVKVIMDYRADPFLNKNTLFWLVKPKASITGVEGLDTLFSGNYIALQPGDGRSATVFEAQREAPAILPGSEGLMIELKSPKLGSIDVGSPVFYRQAPVGSIVSYRLDGNKQIIISAFVQEQYAHLVNKDSHFWNVSGLKIDASLAGIKVSTESIASILAGGISFDTGNYTEKAQNGDVYNLYEDELTAIGGVHFDLTASSSEDVNEGTAITYRGIVIGEIEKVTLTDTGVKLIARVEHHYKALITNDSQFWISGAELSLKGVKNISRLVTGSVINVLPGTQITEEAMQFELASHAPDLLSQDKLKLTVVATTHTGVSNGAQVRYKQLPIGQITSIGLSKDFSTVEYNIEIQPEFKSLLTKGSFFVPESAIAINASLEGVNVKTRDLTTMLEGAISLIPGNSEMLLSANSTLTLHESIESAQTLYAQQQLTPFTLTSIDGADLAEGSPIYYKKMQIGSVNKVNWLAKTDKFNIDINIDNKFVPLIKPTTVFWRNDAVAINASLAGVDINVAPLKGAINGSITLGHIDDRVDTENNQPNLRLYDNKSLALMQAKVINLTLPVSTKVSEKAAIRYQGHKIGEVSQVKLNQDLNTQNAQAYIYGHYVNHFSASDTEFFIVDAQISLAGINAPETLLTGPYIGVIPGNSTEIIDNFVAQPHSSFEATVPKDALAFQLVDDQLGSIKVGTPLFFRGIKVGQIDGYRLDDSGIEITLFAHVNAEYSHLINQTSQFWDASGIKLDVGLFSGAQLETGSLETILAGGIAFATQDTTSDSNRINATERFPLHENIQDEWAQWRPTQTK from the coding sequence ATGACACAAATTGAATCGCCTAAAATTGTGAAGAAAAAGTTATTCTCGCCAATATGGTTATTACCGGTTGTTGCTTTGATATTAGGTGCCTGGTTAGGGGTCAAAAGCATTAAAGAATCCGGCATTGAAATATTAATACATTTCCCTAGTGCTACGGGTATTGATATCGGCAAAACGTTGGTCAAATACCAAGGATTGACGGTAGGTAAAGTCACTGACATTGGTATTGACGATGATCTAAAAGGGGTAAACGTTAAAGTTATTATGGATTACCGTGCCGACCCTTTCCTCAATAAAAATACCCTTTTTTGGTTAGTAAAACCTAAAGCAAGTATTACCGGAGTTGAAGGGCTCGATACGTTATTTTCTGGTAATTATATTGCCCTTCAACCTGGTGATGGTCGCTCTGCAACCGTATTTGAAGCACAACGTGAAGCGCCTGCGATACTCCCCGGCAGTGAAGGACTGATGATCGAACTAAAATCCCCTAAACTGGGTTCGATTGATGTTGGCTCGCCTGTATTTTACCGTCAAGCACCTGTCGGAAGCATTGTCAGTTATCGCCTCGACGGAAATAAACAAATAATTATCAGCGCATTTGTTCAAGAACAATATGCCCATTTAGTCAATAAAGACTCCCATTTTTGGAATGTATCGGGCTTGAAAATCGATGCTTCTTTAGCGGGGATAAAAGTCAGCACTGAAAGTATCGCGTCTATTTTGGCCGGCGGCATCAGCTTTGATACCGGCAACTACACTGAAAAAGCCCAAAATGGTGATGTTTACAACTTATATGAGGATGAACTCACCGCTATTGGAGGTGTTCATTTTGATTTAACTGCATCTAGCAGTGAAGATGTTAATGAAGGCACCGCCATCACCTACCGCGGTATCGTTATTGGTGAAATAGAAAAAGTAACCTTAACCGACACTGGAGTGAAGCTTATTGCTCGGGTTGAACATCATTACAAAGCATTAATTACCAACGATAGCCAATTTTGGATAAGTGGTGCCGAGTTATCATTAAAAGGTGTCAAAAATATCAGTAGACTGGTTACTGGCAGTGTTATTAATGTCTTACCAGGCACTCAAATAACCGAAGAGGCGATGCAATTTGAATTGGCATCACATGCTCCCGATTTGCTCAGTCAAGACAAACTTAAATTGACGGTAGTTGCCACGACTCACACAGGTGTCAGTAATGGCGCGCAAGTGCGATATAAACAATTGCCTATTGGGCAGATAACCAGTATTGGTTTAAGTAAAGACTTTTCAACTGTTGAATATAACATTGAAATTCAACCAGAGTTTAAGAGTTTGCTGACTAAGGGAAGCTTCTTTGTTCCTGAAAGTGCCATAGCCATTAATGCTTCACTAGAGGGCGTTAATGTTAAAACTCGCGACCTCACTACGATGTTGGAAGGCGCTATTAGCTTAATTCCGGGTAACAGCGAAATGCTGCTTTCGGCTAATAGTACTTTAACACTGCACGAATCAATTGAATCGGCGCAAACGCTTTACGCTCAACAACAGCTGACACCCTTTACTTTAACTAGTATTGATGGTGCCGACTTAGCTGAAGGCTCGCCAATTTATTACAAAAAAATGCAAATAGGCTCAGTGAATAAAGTCAATTGGTTAGCTAAAACGGATAAATTTAATATCGATATCAATATCGACAATAAATTTGTTCCGTTAATTAAGCCGACTACGGTTTTTTGGCGTAATGACGCTGTAGCCATCAATGCCAGTTTAGCCGGTGTCGATATCAATGTTGCACCATTGAAAGGTGCAATAAATGGCAGTATTACCCTTGGACATATAGACGACAGAGTTGATACTGAAAATAATCAACCTAATCTACGATTATATGACAACAAGTCACTCGCACTCATGCAGGCTAAAGTCATCAACCTCACTCTGCCTGTGAGTACTAAAGTGTCAGAAAAAGCGGCTATTCGCTATCAAGGGCATAAAATTGGTGAAGTGTCACAGGTTAAACTAAATCAAGATTTAAACACTCAGAATGCACAAGCTTATATTTATGGCCATTACGTAAACCATTTTAGTGCCAGTGACACTGAATTTTTTATCGTCGATGCACAAATTTCTTTAGCGGGTATTAATGCCCCAGAAACACTATTAACGGGTCCTTATATTGGTGTTATCCCAGGTAACAGCACAGAAATTATTGATAATTTTGTTGCCCAACCTCACTCGAGCTTTGAGGCTACCGTACCTAAAGATGCATTAGCATTCCAATTAGTTGACGATCAACTAGGTTCTATTAAGGTCGGTACACCGCTATTTTTCCGCGGAATTAAAGTCGGACAAATTGATGGATACAGGTTGGATGACTCAGGAATTGAAATTACGTTGTTTGCCCATGTAAATGCTGAATATAGTCACTTAATCAACCAGACTAGCCAGTTTTGGGATGCCTCTGGTATTAAATTAGACGTCGGTTTATTTTCGGGTGCACAGTTAGAAACAGGCTCATTAGAAACGATACTCGCCGGTGGTATAGCATTTGCGACCCAAGATACAACATCAGATAGTAATCGTATCAATGCAACCGAACGTTTCCCATTGCATGAGAATATACAAGATGAATGGGCACAATGGCGACCTACACAAACTAAGTAA
- a CDS encoding paraquat-inducible protein A: protein MHEFDDHDSIILCQSCDLAVRKRALPSSARALCPRCHTALYDSPYCSINGMLALCVAALIIFIPANLLPVLEIHFLGSVRTTTVLQAAVTVWAEGYWVVGLAVMVAAVIAPGLLILSIMAQVVIVKLKLHNSFWQRTYTTLLKNHGLISQMTMLEIYVISFLVSAFQLSDFSDVYFGMGTFSFTMLFIIILFLQREYNLEHMWSYVDA, encoded by the coding sequence ATGCATGAATTTGATGATCATGATTCTATAATTTTATGCCAATCATGTGATTTGGCAGTGAGAAAACGAGCTTTGCCTTCAAGTGCCCGTGCGCTTTGTCCGCGTTGCCACACGGCGCTCTATGATTCACCTTATTGCTCCATTAATGGCATGCTAGCGTTATGCGTTGCGGCGTTAATTATTTTTATTCCTGCTAATTTATTGCCAGTACTCGAAATCCACTTCCTTGGCAGTGTACGAACCACTACGGTGCTGCAAGCTGCTGTGACGGTTTGGGCCGAAGGATATTGGGTTGTAGGCCTAGCGGTAATGGTTGCTGCAGTTATCGCGCCTGGGTTATTGATTTTGTCAATTATGGCTCAAGTTGTAATTGTAAAATTAAAACTGCACAACTCATTTTGGCAAAGAACCTACACTACATTGTTAAAAAATCATGGTTTGATATCACAAATGACCATGTTAGAAATTTATGTCATCAGTTTTCTCGTGTCGGCCTTTCAGTTATCAGACTTTTCCGATGTGTATTTTGGTATGGGAACATTCAGTTTTACAATGTTGTTTATCATCATCTTATTTTTACAACGTGAATATAATCTAGAACACATGTGGAGTTATGTAGATGCCTAG
- a CDS encoding YebG family protein — protein sequence MAVITQFVVVREGVEKMTFISKKEADAYDKMLDISDNLVPFLIKADLGLDENKCEQLAFYLANNKDELSNLLKGIVQVKNAPTAKTKKTTAKTTSAE from the coding sequence ATGGCAGTGATAACCCAATTTGTCGTGGTCAGAGAAGGGGTGGAAAAGATGACATTTATATCGAAGAAAGAGGCTGATGCCTACGATAAGATGCTCGATATTTCCGATAACCTAGTGCCATTTCTTATTAAGGCAGACCTCGGACTTGATGAAAATAAATGCGAACAGCTGGCATTTTATCTAGCAAACAATAAAGATGAGCTTTCTAACTTGCTAAAAGGCATCGTACAGGTTAAAAACGCTCCTACAGCGAAAACTAAAAAGACTACGGCTAAAACTACATCTGCAGAATAG
- the rsmF gene encoding 16S rRNA (cytosine(1407)-C(5))-methyltransferase RsmF, with translation MAQLNINFINHIEKELPAHLALEEFIAYCDKPLRKSIRVNTLKISTAQFFSIMTKAGWQLSPVPWCADGFWIEGKDDIQLGNAIEHIQGLFYIQEASSMLPPTALFSNETAAEIILDVASAPGSKTTQIAALMNNSGLLVANEYSASRVKVLHANVLRMGASHTALTHFDGRVFGEYLYESFDAILLDAPCGGEGTVRKDPLALKHWDIEDVTAIGETQKDLIESAFLALKPGGVLVYSTCTLSQLENQHICYHLQQTYPDAVEFVSLAELFDGANKACTEDGFLHVWPQIYDSEGFFVAKIRKTASVERVKKQPKLQKNFPFTPVNEKQKVELTQYFQNNFCLELPSDDVIMLRDDEYWLFPAQFMPFIGKMRFQRIGIKLADAMKKGYKAKHEAVIALSAAAHNPAKTMELSAAQAQGFLMGRDIATSTFDQPTQQQLAIMPQGEMLVSYHKVVLGVVKHLGHRLKNNLPRDLVRDNVNLSL, from the coding sequence ATGGCCCAATTAAATATAAACTTTATCAATCACATTGAGAAAGAGTTACCCGCTCACTTGGCTTTAGAAGAGTTTATCGCCTATTGTGATAAACCACTTCGTAAATCCATTCGGGTGAATACGCTTAAAATCAGTACTGCACAATTTTTCAGCATCATGACTAAAGCCGGCTGGCAACTGTCTCCAGTACCTTGGTGTGCTGACGGATTTTGGATTGAGGGTAAAGATGATATCCAACTGGGTAATGCCATTGAACATATTCAAGGGCTATTTTATATCCAAGAAGCCAGCTCAATGCTGCCGCCGACCGCATTATTTTCCAATGAAACCGCCGCCGAAATAATCTTAGATGTCGCTTCTGCGCCAGGTTCTAAAACCACTCAAATCGCAGCCTTAATGAATAACAGTGGCTTATTAGTCGCTAATGAATATTCTGCCAGTCGCGTTAAAGTATTACACGCTAATGTGTTACGTATGGGGGCCAGCCACACCGCCCTAACCCATTTTGATGGCCGAGTCTTTGGTGAATATTTATATGAATCGTTTGATGCTATTTTATTGGATGCTCCTTGTGGCGGCGAAGGTACCGTCCGTAAAGATCCCTTGGCATTAAAACACTGGGATATTGAAGATGTTACTGCGATTGGTGAAACCCAAAAAGATCTTATCGAATCAGCATTTTTAGCGTTAAAGCCAGGCGGAGTGTTAGTCTATTCGACTTGTACTCTAAGCCAGTTAGAAAACCAACATATCTGTTATCACTTACAGCAAACTTACCCCGATGCGGTTGAGTTTGTGTCACTGGCTGAGTTATTTGATGGTGCAAATAAAGCATGCACTGAAGATGGTTTTTTACATGTTTGGCCACAGATTTACGACAGCGAAGGATTTTTTGTCGCTAAAATTCGTAAAACCGCCTCAGTCGAGCGAGTAAAAAAACAGCCTAAATTACAAAAAAACTTTCCTTTTACTCCCGTAAACGAAAAGCAAAAAGTGGAATTAACACAATACTTTCAAAACAACTTCTGTCTCGAGTTACCCAGCGATGACGTGATCATGTTGCGTGACGATGAATATTGGTTGTTTCCAGCCCAATTTATGCCTTTTATAGGCAAGATGCGTTTTCAACGTATTGGCATTAAGCTCGCTGATGCGATGAAAAAAGGCTACAAAGCTAAACATGAAGCCGTTATTGCTTTATCGGCAGCAGCGCATAATCCAGCAAAAACCATGGAATTAAGTGCGGCGCAAGCACAAGGTTTTTTAATGGGTCGTGATATTGCTACAAGTACTTTTGATCAACCGACACAGCAGCAGTTAGCCATCATGCCACAAGGCGAAATGTTAGTGAGTTATCATAAAGTCGTGCTTGGGGTTGTAAAACATTTAGGCCATAGACTGAAAAACAATTTACCGCGTGATTTGGTCCGCGATAACGTTAACTTGAGCCTATAG
- a CDS encoding nucleoside recognition domain-containing protein, which yields MLNRVWLLFFIIAALSISIQLVNGNVDVLSESVTALFASAKLAADISLGLIGVLALWMGLMQVGEKAGVVGLFARIFEPLLSKLMPEVPRGHVAYGSISMNLTANMLGLDNAATPLGLKAMHDLQSLNPVKSVATNAQILFLVLNTSSVTLVPVTVFLYRAQQGAANPADIFLPILLATSVSTVVGLLVVALVQRISLINSVILAYAATIMSVFMAGIAYLVTLSADAIGQVSMVLGNGILLLLILSFILVAGYRKIAVYDEFVDGAKQGFSQAIQLIPYLLAMLLAIGFLRASGALDYALQLLASGVSALGADTRFIDAMPTAFMKPFSGSGARAMMLETMSHHGVDSFAGRLAAILQGSTETTFYVLAVYFGSVGIRNGRHALGCGLAADFAGISAAIGVCYWFYG from the coding sequence GTGCTAAATAGAGTGTGGTTATTATTTTTTATCATTGCTGCGTTGTCTATCTCGATTCAATTAGTGAATGGCAATGTCGATGTATTAAGCGAGTCGGTGACGGCATTGTTTGCCAGTGCTAAGTTAGCCGCTGACATCTCGCTTGGCTTAATCGGTGTGTTAGCGTTATGGATGGGCTTGATGCAAGTTGGTGAAAAGGCCGGTGTGGTGGGTTTGTTTGCCCGCATATTTGAACCTTTACTGTCTAAGTTGATGCCTGAGGTTCCTCGTGGACATGTCGCCTATGGCAGCATTAGCATGAATCTTACTGCTAATATGTTGGGACTGGACAATGCAGCAACGCCTTTAGGCTTAAAAGCGATGCATGATCTGCAATCTCTTAACCCTGTAAAATCAGTAGCAACCAACGCCCAAATTTTATTTTTAGTATTAAATACCTCATCAGTAACATTAGTCCCTGTAACAGTCTTTCTTTATCGTGCCCAACAAGGTGCGGCTAATCCTGCTGATATCTTTTTACCCATTTTATTGGCCACAAGTGTTTCCACCGTTGTGGGACTATTGGTTGTCGCGTTAGTGCAGCGTATCTCGTTAATCAATAGTGTTATTTTGGCTTATGCTGCAACCATTATGAGTGTATTCATGGCCGGGATTGCTTATTTGGTGACATTATCCGCCGATGCGATAGGCCAGGTGTCTATGGTGTTAGGTAACGGTATACTGTTGTTGCTGATTTTAAGTTTTATTTTAGTCGCAGGTTATCGCAAAATTGCCGTGTATGACGAGTTTGTTGATGGCGCTAAACAGGGCTTTAGCCAAGCAATTCAGCTAATCCCTTATTTGCTGGCGATGTTATTAGCCATTGGGTTTCTTAGGGCTTCAGGGGCGTTAGATTATGCCTTACAGCTGTTAGCAAGTGGCGTGAGTGCATTAGGCGCCGATACGCGCTTTATTGATGCGATGCCAACCGCGTTCATGAAACCTTTTAGCGGTTCTGGTGCGCGTGCGATGATGTTAGAAACCATGAGTCATCACGGAGTTGATTCTTTTGCGGGCCGACTAGCAGCTATTTTACAAGGCAGTACCGAAACAACATTTTATGTGTTGGCTGTGTACTTTGGTTCAGTGGGGATCCGTAATGGTCGTCATGCACTAGGGTGTGGTTTAGCAGCAGATTTTGCAGGTATTAGTGCCGCCATCGGTGTATGTTATTGGTTTTATGGTTAA
- the tmk gene encoding dTMP kinase, translated as MTQQQGKFIVIEGLEGAGKSSAIALVNDIIKQYIGQAPVCTREPGGTPLAEKMRDLVKIADETDPLCDEAECLLIYAARTQLIANVIKPALSAGQWVLGDRHNLSSLAYQGGGRGLMPLVKAVSDACLRGFKPDLTLYLDIDPTLGLSRAASRGELDRIEQQAIDFFERARRTYLQLAHEDDSIVVIDASQSMEQVHNDIGIQLQRHLSTLMSEQ; from the coding sequence ATGACTCAACAGCAAGGCAAGTTTATTGTCATTGAAGGATTAGAAGGCGCGGGTAAATCAAGCGCGATAGCCCTTGTTAACGATATTATTAAGCAGTATATCGGTCAGGCTCCTGTGTGTACTCGTGAGCCGGGCGGGACTCCTTTGGCAGAAAAAATGCGCGATTTAGTTAAAATTGCCGATGAGACAGATCCATTATGCGATGAAGCAGAATGCTTACTTATTTATGCAGCGCGAACACAATTAATCGCCAATGTTATTAAGCCTGCTTTGTCTGCGGGTCAATGGGTACTTGGCGATAGACACAATCTGTCATCATTAGCTTATCAAGGTGGTGGCCGAGGGTTAATGCCATTAGTGAAAGCGGTCAGTGATGCTTGCTTACGTGGTTTTAAACCCGATCTCACTTTATATTTGGATATTGATCCTACGTTAGGCTTAAGCCGTGCAGCCAGTCGTGGCGAGCTTGATAGAATAGAGCAACAAGCGATTGATTTTTTTGAGCGAGCCAGACGAACCTACTTACAATTAGCGCATGAAGATGACAGCATTGTGGTGATTGATGCCAGTCAATCCATGGAACAAGTGCATAATGATATTGGTATACAATTACAACGCCATTTATCCACTCTTATGAGTGAGCAGTGA